A stretch of Spirosoma agri DNA encodes these proteins:
- a CDS encoding ParA family protein, producing MTRIMTKKPIVLAFANNKGGTGKTTVALNVAAGLARIGKDVLMIDLDSQANLSIWAGFRNVKKHVGHLLMDDMEWQEVLLEGKIENEYGSVRLDLLPSARTMLRAEAVINANAILMFALRNALNEHGHSYDYIIVDCPPSLGALTVNALVAADYYIVPMQGENFAYIGLDEMLIAVSKLRRDAGAQVQLLGVLKNKFSQHTVFGREISEALEKKNINVFKTQIRQNTSLMECTALSQSIFDYKPKSNGAIDFSALVEEIIHNVEKNQSQSPTLIQQ from the coding sequence ATGACACGAATTATGACGAAAAAACCAATAGTGCTCGCCTTTGCCAACAACAAAGGCGGTACGGGGAAGACTACGGTTGCGTTAAACGTCGCGGCTGGTCTGGCCAGGATTGGCAAAGATGTATTGATGATTGATCTGGACTCTCAAGCCAACCTGAGCATTTGGGCCGGTTTCCGGAACGTGAAGAAACATGTCGGTCATCTCCTGATGGATGATATGGAATGGCAGGAGGTTTTGCTTGAGGGAAAAATTGAGAATGAGTACGGCAGTGTTCGGCTGGATTTATTGCCGTCAGCTCGCACAATGCTACGGGCCGAAGCCGTCATCAACGCGAATGCCATCCTCATGTTTGCCCTTCGAAATGCCCTCAACGAGCACGGACATAGTTACGATTACATCATCGTTGATTGTCCCCCCAGCTTGGGCGCATTGACCGTGAATGCACTCGTTGCCGCCGATTATTACATTGTTCCCATGCAGGGCGAGAACTTTGCGTACATAGGCCTGGACGAAATGCTCATTGCCGTATCGAAATTACGTCGGGATGCGGGTGCTCAGGTGCAGTTACTGGGTGTTCTGAAAAACAAGTTCAGTCAGCACACCGTTTTCGGTCGGGAGATTTCGGAAGCACTAGAGAAGAAAAACATCAACGTTTTCAAGACGCAGATCCGTCAGAATACCAGCCTGATGGAATGCACGGCTCTGAGCCAAAGCATTTTCGACTACAAACCGAAGTCAAACGGTGCCATCGATTTTTCTGCGCTGGTTGAAGAAATTATCCATAACGTAGAAAAGAACCAGTCCCAATCTCCTACCCTGATTCAACAGTAA
- a CDS encoding CYTH domain-containing protein gives MGIEIERKFLVKGEEWKKQSEGQLYQQGYLSTHPDRTVRVRTVEDRAYLTIKGRTVGANRTEYEYPIPYADAQSMLDHLCQSPIIRKVRYRVFYEGLVWEVDEFQEENQGLVVAEVELADEQQTVAFPDWIDQEVTSDEKYYNANLLNYPFSQWDQ, from the coding sequence ATGGGAATCGAAATCGAACGAAAGTTTTTGGTTAAGGGAGAGGAGTGGAAAAAACAGAGCGAGGGCCAACTGTACCAGCAAGGCTATCTGAGCACTCACCCGGACCGGACCGTGCGGGTTCGTACGGTAGAAGACCGCGCGTATCTAACCATCAAAGGCAGAACGGTCGGTGCGAACCGGACTGAATATGAGTATCCCATTCCTTACGCCGATGCTCAGTCAATGCTTGATCATCTTTGCCAATCACCGATTATCAGGAAGGTTCGCTACCGAGTATTCTACGAAGGGCTGGTTTGGGAGGTCGATGAATTTCAGGAAGAAAACCAGGGCCTGGTTGTTGCAGAAGTCGAACTTGCGGATGAACAGCAAACGGTAGCATTTCCCGACTGGATCGATCAAGAAGTAACGTCTGACGAAAAGTATTACAACGCCAATCTGCTGAACTATCCTTTTTCCCAGTGGGATCAATAA
- a CDS encoding SusC/RagA family TonB-linked outer membrane protein, translated as MKRYSMTLSRLLICLLLVGSVVPSSSAHAAGRVTRWFLIHAARLTGTVTDEQNQPIPGVNIVEKQTRKGTVTDATGQFTLDVNPGSTLVFSSVGFATQELVVGSQQTLTVRLREDVNQLNEVVAVGYQTLRKSDVTGAIANVKARELNVTAPTLGQALVGKLAGVQVSQTGGAPYNTTKIRVRGIGSINASSDPLYVIDGFPAGNDVFINPNDIESIDILKDAASAAIYGSRASGGVVIITTKRGKDGKGKFDYEYQYGVNQLAKKVDLLDANGFAQLMIDGRNNAYRDLVQNSGKTWADAMFSDDNATRIAKVGNASSVSIPTDIYDFANQKLITPKYNTDWQNALYRNAPMSRHNLTFSGGNNGLRYLISGSYQNQQGIIVATSQERVNFRANIDGEISKKFKVGASLFVTSNKNREVQEGRFNQGPILGALIMPPTFRAYDDNGNLVKNEVAAQQPVYGYQTIENPVALAMETNINRRGLRGTYNGTASYEIIPGLVAKANLGLQTYSEKYEYYLPTSLSNGNNPPYSPQAIAAATATALTLNTQNVLAEFTATYTKQLGKHSLNGLVGYTAQKTNLDQISVSAQGFQNDAVQEITAKGADPTNFFQSNTTSSVGFSGTGKQEETLLSYLARAEYNYDGRYYLTAAFRTDGSSRFGPANRWGNFPSLSGGWTISNEPFYTDWLGAASTLKLRGSWGLTGNYNIPLYGYQQTMASPTGAVFGSGTIQTAFYSGALKDQKLGWESTSQFNVGLDVGLFNNRLLLIANGYLSNSYNLLFNQPVSAISGATSILTNLRNSKIQNKGIEFQADGRVLSTQDVKLNLSGNISFNRNKVLNMGGANTILVAGAERSYITHITQEGQPVGMFYGFKVVGMVRQKDVDNIAADNAVYNAATQSFPAGYVLKGPARSTASTNPLRPGDLIFQDVNGDGVVTDADKQVIGTPYPKFTYGFSLNASYKAFDANASFNGSYGSQVLDGQDYYVYNMEGSGNQYANVVNRYRSEDQPGDGQVYRASRGGTQSNSTRLSSFYLQNGSYLRCTNITLGYNLPVAKLTKAKVSALRLYVNVNNAFTLTKYKGYNPEVDYNNGANLSPGVDYGKYPLARGYNIGAKLSF; from the coding sequence ATGAAACGCTACTCAATGACATTGAGTCGGTTACTGATTTGCCTGCTACTAGTGGGCAGCGTAGTACCCAGCTCGTCAGCACACGCTGCCGGGCGGGTAACCCGGTGGTTCTTGATCCATGCTGCCCGACTGACGGGCACAGTAACGGACGAACAGAACCAGCCGATTCCCGGTGTTAACATCGTCGAGAAGCAAACCCGGAAAGGCACGGTTACGGATGCGACCGGGCAGTTTACCCTCGACGTAAATCCTGGTTCAACTCTGGTGTTCTCATCCGTTGGTTTTGCTACGCAGGAACTAGTCGTCGGTTCCCAGCAGACGCTGACGGTTAGGCTCAGGGAGGATGTTAACCAGCTCAACGAAGTCGTGGCGGTTGGGTATCAGACCCTGCGAAAAAGCGACGTGACAGGGGCGATTGCCAATGTGAAAGCCCGTGAATTGAACGTTACCGCGCCAACGCTCGGGCAGGCACTGGTCGGCAAACTAGCGGGGGTGCAGGTATCGCAGACGGGTGGAGCACCTTATAACACAACCAAAATTCGCGTGCGGGGCATCGGGTCAATCAACGCCAGTTCCGACCCGTTGTACGTGATTGATGGCTTCCCGGCTGGTAATGATGTATTCATTAATCCGAACGACATCGAGAGCATCGACATCCTCAAAGACGCGGCTTCGGCGGCCATTTACGGATCGCGGGCGTCGGGTGGGGTGGTTATCATTACGACCAAACGGGGTAAAGACGGAAAAGGTAAATTCGATTATGAGTATCAGTACGGTGTCAATCAGCTGGCTAAAAAAGTAGACCTGCTGGATGCCAATGGGTTTGCTCAGCTGATGATCGATGGCCGTAACAACGCCTACCGCGACCTGGTGCAGAACAGTGGCAAAACCTGGGCCGACGCCATGTTCTCGGACGATAACGCTACCCGGATTGCCAAGGTTGGCAATGCCAGTTCGGTCAGTATCCCAACGGACATTTATGACTTCGCCAACCAGAAACTGATTACGCCCAAATACAATACCGACTGGCAGAATGCACTCTACCGCAATGCGCCCATGAGCCGCCACAATCTGACGTTTTCGGGAGGCAACAACGGTCTGCGCTACCTGATTAGTGGCAGCTACCAGAATCAGCAGGGAATCATTGTGGCTACCAGCCAGGAGCGGGTGAACTTTCGGGCCAATATTGACGGCGAAATCAGCAAGAAATTTAAAGTGGGGGCCAGCCTCTTTGTAACGTCGAATAAAAACCGCGAGGTACAGGAAGGTCGGTTCAATCAGGGACCGATTCTGGGTGCGCTGATTATGCCACCAACGTTTCGGGCCTACGATGACAACGGAAATCTGGTGAAGAATGAAGTGGCTGCTCAACAACCTGTCTATGGCTACCAGACCATCGAGAACCCGGTGGCCCTGGCCATGGAAACGAACATCAACCGCCGGGGCTTGCGGGGGACGTACAACGGTACGGCCAGCTACGAAATCATTCCCGGTCTGGTCGCCAAAGCCAATCTGGGCCTACAGACCTACAGCGAAAAGTACGAGTATTACCTGCCTACCAGCTTGAGCAATGGTAATAATCCGCCGTATTCGCCCCAGGCCATTGCAGCCGCGACCGCTACGGCTCTGACGCTGAATACCCAGAACGTACTGGCCGAATTTACGGCAACGTATACCAAGCAATTGGGTAAGCACAGCCTGAACGGATTGGTGGGGTACACGGCCCAGAAAACGAACCTCGACCAGATCAGCGTGTCGGCGCAGGGGTTTCAGAACGATGCGGTGCAGGAAATAACGGCTAAAGGAGCCGATCCAACCAACTTCTTTCAAAGCAATACGACCAGCAGCGTTGGCTTTTCCGGCACTGGCAAACAGGAAGAAACCCTGCTGTCTTATCTGGCCCGTGCCGAGTACAACTACGATGGTCGGTACTACCTGACTGCGGCTTTCCGGACCGATGGCTCGTCACGTTTCGGACCGGCTAACCGCTGGGGTAATTTCCCATCGCTTTCGGGGGGCTGGACCATCTCTAATGAACCGTTTTATACCGACTGGCTCGGCGCAGCTTCTACCCTCAAACTACGGGGCAGCTGGGGACTGACGGGGAACTACAACATTCCGCTTTACGGCTACCAGCAAACGATGGCTAGCCCAACGGGGGCTGTATTTGGCTCGGGCACGATTCAAACCGCCTTTTATTCGGGGGCGCTCAAGGACCAGAAACTGGGCTGGGAATCTACCTCGCAGTTTAACGTCGGTCTTGATGTTGGTCTGTTCAACAACCGGCTTCTGCTGATTGCCAATGGCTACCTGAGTAACTCCTATAACCTGCTGTTCAATCAACCCGTTTCGGCTATTTCGGGCGCGACGAGCATTCTGACCAACCTCAGAAATTCAAAAATCCAGAATAAAGGTATCGAGTTCCAAGCCGATGGACGGGTTCTATCGACGCAGGATGTCAAACTGAACCTGAGCGGCAACATTTCCTTCAACCGCAACAAAGTACTGAACATGGGCGGGGCCAACACGATTCTGGTAGCGGGAGCCGAGCGGTCGTACATCACCCACATCACGCAGGAAGGCCAGCCAGTCGGTATGTTCTACGGCTTCAAGGTGGTGGGTATGGTTCGGCAGAAGGACGTAGATAACATTGCCGCCGACAATGCAGTCTACAACGCAGCTACTCAGTCGTTTCCGGCGGGTTATGTGCTCAAAGGCCCCGCGCGCTCAACTGCATCGACGAATCCGCTTCGTCCCGGCGATCTGATCTTTCAGGATGTCAACGGTGATGGTGTTGTGACGGATGCCGACAAGCAGGTGATCGGTACACCTTACCCGAAGTTCACCTATGGCTTCTCGCTGAATGCCAGTTACAAAGCGTTCGACGCCAATGCGTCCTTCAACGGGTCTTACGGCAGTCAGGTACTCGACGGACAGGACTATTACGTTTACAACATGGAAGGATCTGGTAATCAGTACGCCAACGTCGTGAATCGCTATCGGTCAGAAGACCAGCCCGGTGATGGACAAGTGTATCGGGCGTCGCGGGGTGGTACGCAGAGCAACAGCACCCGACTCTCTTCTTTCTATTTGCAGAATGGCTCCTACCTCCGTTGCACCAACATTACGCTGGGCTACAACCTACCCGTGGCAAAGCTGACCAAAGCGAAGGTGAGTGCTCTTCGCCTGTATGTAAACGTGAACAACGCCTTCACGCTGACCAAGTATAAAGGCTACAATCCGGAAGTCGATTATAACAATGGCGCAAACCTTTCACCGGGTGTCGATTACGGAAAATATCCGCTGGCTCGGGGCTATAATATCGGAGCAAAACTCTCTTTTTAA
- a CDS encoding response regulator, with protein MPNTLTPSKANLRNAKVLVIEDNDDQWLLIQQAMSHCMSGVTAQRTANLTQTVALIESWHYQEWEYPKLILMDLYLPASSDGWELLKQIKATSTAIGKIPVVVLTVSTDRADIGQAYQLGASAYVVKPIEFTDWLTLFRDLRTYWWETATLPPTHYGF; from the coding sequence ATGCCAAATACACTTACCCCCAGTAAAGCTAATCTCAGGAACGCTAAAGTACTCGTCATCGAGGATAACGACGATCAATGGCTACTCATCCAACAGGCAATGAGTCACTGTATGAGTGGAGTAACCGCTCAGCGGACAGCCAACCTGACGCAGACAGTAGCGCTAATCGAGAGCTGGCACTATCAAGAATGGGAATACCCCAAACTGATTTTGATGGATCTCTACTTGCCGGCGAGTTCCGATGGGTGGGAGTTGCTTAAACAGATCAAAGCGACCTCAACGGCAATCGGTAAAATTCCGGTTGTGGTGCTAACTGTCTCGACCGACCGGGCTGATATTGGTCAGGCTTATCAACTGGGTGCTTCGGCTTATGTGGTTAAGCCCATTGAGTTTACGGACTGGCTAACTCTTTTCCGGGATCTGCGCACGTACTGGTGGGAGACGGCTACGTTGCCGCCAACCCACTATGGGTTTTAA
- a CDS encoding CAP domain-containing protein translates to MQKFLRFVRWCLFVSLFVSRQATAQQAPVDTLNEAPRYTHPITDSLANPGDVVVNAVTDPWSRTAVIADYYQNYIGSAVSDNQLNWTGNLSGCVPGMISQLAQDRTLQRINYYRRLVGLPDNMTFDPSRNTDTQAAALIMAANNNLSHAPPSTWLCYTPQGYNGAANSNLALGSHSSQAVKQFMDDNGNGNEIAGHRRWILYSRAASFGHGSARTNSNGFGFSDALWVFNLFVTPVSLPAYVAFPPAGFVPRTLIPPRWSFSIPGATFSSASVTVQDQTGTPLALTTHPVSNGAGDNTLVWNLDNAATDLAWNGSADKSFRVTVSGVVLNGVTQPPYSYTVVAIDPAGAGCPGPSPVASCSVAVSGGQSIYYGTENFRFNTIDNQSSTSSSDGYNYLDLSCVTQTTVTAGSSYTVSVKGIFTNSHQLRVWIDYNGNGVFTDAGEQVLTSSANSATAVVAIPQTATVNTLLRIRVMADSPSSAGTPCALTGSAQYGAGQMEDYGLWIQSSSPPCTVMTTVRNGNWTSPDTWSCNRVPTATDQVQVGHVVTVGAGVTALATKIVYQTGGRVSFLTGAQLKLAQ, encoded by the coding sequence TGACACGCTCAACGAAGCACCTCGATATACCCATCCCATAACCGATTCACTGGCAAACCCCGGCGATGTAGTAGTCAACGCAGTCACCGATCCCTGGAGCCGCACGGCCGTGATCGCTGACTATTACCAGAATTATATTGGTTCTGCCGTGAGCGATAACCAGCTCAACTGGACCGGGAATCTTTCCGGATGCGTGCCGGGCATGATCTCCCAACTAGCTCAGGATCGTACCCTTCAGCGGATCAACTACTACCGTCGACTGGTGGGCTTACCCGACAACATGACGTTCGACCCCAGCCGCAATACCGATACGCAGGCGGCTGCCCTGATCATGGCTGCCAACAATAATCTGAGTCATGCTCCGCCTTCTACCTGGCTCTGTTACACACCCCAGGGCTATAATGGAGCGGCCAACTCCAACTTGGCACTAGGCAGTCATTCCAGCCAGGCTGTCAAACAATTCATGGACGACAACGGCAATGGCAATGAGATCGCTGGCCACAGACGCTGGATTCTCTACTCGCGTGCAGCCAGTTTTGGTCACGGTAGCGCCCGGACTAATTCTAACGGCTTTGGGTTCAGCGACGCCCTGTGGGTGTTTAATCTCTTCGTCACGCCCGTTTCGCTGCCCGCGTATGTTGCCTTCCCCCCCGCCGGTTTTGTACCCCGGACCCTGATTCCCCCTCGCTGGTCGTTCAGCATTCCGGGCGCAACGTTCTCGTCGGCTTCGGTAACGGTACAAGATCAGACGGGAACACCGCTTGCCCTGACGACCCATCCGGTTTCCAATGGTGCTGGCGACAACACGCTTGTCTGGAATCTGGACAATGCGGCTACCGATCTGGCCTGGAATGGATCTGCTGACAAATCGTTTCGGGTAACGGTATCGGGTGTCGTCCTAAACGGGGTTACCCAGCCCCCCTACTCATACACGGTTGTCGCTATTGACCCGGCGGGTGCAGGCTGTCCCGGACCCAGCCCGGTCGCTTCCTGTTCCGTGGCGGTATCGGGTGGACAGAGTATTTATTATGGTACGGAAAACTTCCGATTTAACACGATCGACAATCAATCGTCCACATCCAGTAGTGATGGGTACAACTACCTCGATCTATCGTGCGTGACGCAGACCACCGTTACGGCAGGCAGTAGCTATACCGTTTCGGTGAAAGGAATCTTTACCAACAGCCACCAGCTACGGGTCTGGATTGATTACAACGGGAATGGCGTATTCACCGACGCGGGCGAACAGGTACTAACCAGTTCGGCAAACAGCGCGACGGCGGTGGTAGCTATTCCGCAAACGGCAACGGTCAACACGCTGCTACGGATTCGGGTGATGGCCGATAGTCCCAGCTCAGCCGGAACGCCATGCGCCCTTACAGGCAGTGCACAATATGGCGCTGGCCAGATGGAGGATTATGGGCTATGGATTCAATCTTCATCGCCACCCTGTACCGTGATGACAACCGTTCGGAACGGCAACTGGACCAGCCCGGATACCTGGTCCTGCAACCGGGTACCAACCGCAACCGACCAGGTACAGGTTGGCCATGTCGTCACGGTTGGCGCTGGGGTTACGGCTTTGGCAACCAAGATCGTCTATCAGACTGGTGGGCGGGTTTCGTTCCTGACCGGTGCTCAACTGAAGCTGGCCCAATAA
- a CDS encoding RagB/SusD family nutrient uptake outer membrane protein — protein sequence MKHIPLTRFIPALLLVLLGACRQDFLVENNPNAIITADYYKTENDVLLALNGVYQALRDNSGVAENSGLYSEERSDNTGRNDNQSNAGEPFQFNAFAILPSNSYLQTHWNSLYQTITRANYVLAGSETVTYTKAETKLQYQAEAKFIRALIYFNLVRKWGDVPLVTKPLTTTEEAAANTFREKKEKVYEQIVADLTDVINSPLPDIQSAANKGRVSKVAGNALLGQVYLTMATTLDQANRNANLAQAKTFLTNAYNKRTFGQLKEIAYADVFDVSKKTTNPEAIFQIVYKQGDINYASSIAFNNQAQGETINSLRTTTGVGGNVTPDLVKDYEDGDIRKDFSIKYANAAVVKDYFITKYRDASSTAGTSGYGGNEWLLIRYADVILMLAEVNLYLGDEATAIGFLDQVRDRAKLPLYSVAKTNSAYSAKYPTLKLAILHERRVELAFENQRWFDLLRFFTPTELVTYIRSKSQADFGVAQLTNFGTKDYYYPIPFNEVKLNPTGMYQNPGY from the coding sequence ATGAAGCATATACCACTAACCCGATTTATTCCTGCGCTGCTGCTAGTGCTGCTGGGTGCGTGCCGTCAGGATTTTTTAGTTGAAAACAACCCGAACGCCATCATCACCGCCGATTATTACAAGACGGAAAACGATGTGCTGCTTGCCCTGAATGGGGTTTATCAGGCGCTACGGGACAACAGCGGAGTGGCCGAAAACAGTGGCCTCTACTCCGAAGAGCGCTCCGACAATACGGGGCGTAACGACAACCAGTCGAATGCAGGAGAGCCATTCCAGTTCAACGCGTTCGCCATTCTACCGAGCAATTCGTACCTGCAAACGCATTGGAACTCACTCTATCAAACCATTACACGGGCTAACTATGTGCTGGCGGGTTCTGAGACGGTAACCTACACCAAAGCGGAAACCAAATTGCAGTATCAGGCGGAAGCCAAGTTTATCCGGGCGCTGATCTACTTTAATCTGGTGCGGAAGTGGGGCGATGTACCCCTGGTGACAAAACCCCTCACAACAACCGAGGAAGCGGCCGCGAACACATTCCGGGAGAAAAAAGAAAAGGTGTACGAACAGATCGTGGCCGACCTGACCGACGTAATCAACAGCCCACTGCCCGATATACAGTCGGCGGCCAACAAAGGGCGCGTATCGAAAGTGGCGGGTAATGCGCTGCTGGGTCAAGTGTATCTGACGATGGCTACCACGCTCGATCAGGCAAACCGGAATGCCAATCTGGCGCAGGCCAAAACGTTTCTGACCAATGCGTACAACAAACGGACATTTGGTCAGCTGAAGGAGATTGCCTACGCCGATGTGTTTGACGTGAGTAAGAAAACGACTAATCCGGAAGCAATTTTCCAGATCGTGTACAAACAGGGTGACATCAACTATGCATCAAGCATTGCCTTCAACAACCAGGCACAGGGCGAAACGATTAACTCGCTCAGAACGACGACGGGAGTGGGCGGCAACGTCACGCCCGACTTGGTGAAGGACTACGAAGATGGGGATATTCGAAAAGATTTCTCCATCAAATACGCCAACGCGGCCGTGGTGAAAGATTATTTTATTACCAAGTACAGAGATGCCAGCTCCACCGCCGGAACGAGCGGGTACGGGGGTAATGAATGGCTTTTGATCCGCTATGCCGATGTTATACTGATGCTGGCCGAAGTGAATCTGTATCTGGGTGATGAAGCAACGGCTATAGGTTTTCTGGATCAGGTACGGGATCGGGCCAAGTTGCCCCTGTACAGCGTAGCAAAAACGAACTCGGCTTACAGTGCCAAATACCCAACGCTCAAGCTCGCCATCCTGCACGAACGACGCGTTGAACTGGCCTTCGAAAATCAGCGGTGGTTCGATCTGCTGCGGTTCTTTACACCCACCGAACTGGTCACCTACATTCGCTCAAAAAGTCAGGCCGATTTTGGTGTAGCCCAATTGACGAACTTCGGAACGAAAGACTACTACTACCCAATTCCGTTCAACGAAGTGAAACTGAACCCGACCGGTATGTATCAAAACCCAGGGTATTAA
- a CDS encoding CHAD domain-containing protein, protein MGYVFERQESIAANINRILTEEVKAALDALDKPGQVAPETIHSIRKRIKKIRALFRLVRSELNEKDFKRANKHYRAIGKQLSSLRDATVMIKTLDKLRQAQPTCLSAQLFGSLRKALIGQQEQAANAFYNDATQIDRVSSAFKQASQRVRGLSRHHTGFRLMAPNLKRTYRRARQALKEAIHEPSIDHFHELRKEVKTLWYHTRLLQPIWPGLFKAYAHELGRLGELLGDDHDFGVLAQLIESDRLVLRNEQSKKTLLQALQQERTQLQTQIHPLANRLLAEKAGEFVRRFRLHWKIWQAEARQEIVD, encoded by the coding sequence ATGGGGTATGTCTTTGAACGGCAGGAATCCATTGCCGCGAATATCAATCGAATTCTAACCGAAGAAGTAAAGGCGGCTCTTGATGCCTTGGATAAGCCGGGCCAGGTAGCCCCAGAAACAATTCACAGTATCCGAAAACGAATAAAAAAAATAAGAGCCCTTTTTCGATTGGTTCGTAGTGAGCTGAACGAAAAAGACTTCAAACGGGCGAACAAGCACTACCGAGCGATTGGCAAGCAGCTGTCTTCCTTACGGGATGCGACTGTCATGATTAAAACCCTGGATAAGCTTCGTCAGGCTCAACCGACTTGTCTATCGGCTCAGTTATTCGGTAGCCTTCGAAAAGCCCTGATCGGGCAGCAGGAGCAAGCCGCCAACGCGTTTTATAACGATGCTACTCAGATTGACCGGGTGTCCAGTGCCTTTAAGCAGGCATCCCAGCGGGTAAGGGGTCTTTCCAGGCACCATACAGGCTTTCGACTGATGGCACCTAATCTGAAACGTACTTACCGGCGGGCGCGCCAGGCGTTGAAAGAAGCCATCCACGAACCCAGTATTGACCATTTTCATGAGTTACGCAAAGAAGTGAAAACGTTATGGTATCATACCCGGTTGTTGCAACCGATCTGGCCCGGTCTGTTTAAAGCCTATGCGCATGAGCTGGGTCGCCTGGGTGAACTGTTAGGCGATGACCATGATTTTGGCGTGTTAGCCCAGTTGATAGAATCCGATCGGCTTGTGCTGCGTAACGAACAATCGAAAAAAACACTACTGCAAGCACTGCAACAAGAACGAACTCAGTTGCAGACGCAAATCCACCCCCTGGCAAACCGGTTACTGGCCGAAAAGGCTGGTGAATTTGTAAGACGGTTTCGGCTGCACTGGAAAATATGGCAGGCGGAAGCTCGTCAGGAAATCGTAGACTAG